The Niastella koreensis GR20-10 genome includes a window with the following:
- a CDS encoding XdhC family protein produces MKEIQAIIRAYEEAQQQGKQTALATVVHVQGSSYRRPGARMLITQDGQLTGAISGGCLEGDALRKALLVMAQQQPMLVTYDTTDEDDAKLGIGLGCEGIIHIVIEPIQPELPDNPIQLLKTISGQRQHAVLVMLFSLNDRREVQPGTCFLQLPGETITARMTNEALQKALTTDAKTAFINQVSATKTYLAEGKQFTAFIELIRPAVSVVIIGAGNDAMPVAQMAHLLGWQVTVADGRPAYATTARFPTANQVLVTKPEKVVEQVVLDAQTVFVLMTHNYNYDLKVFRQLLSQRIPYIGMLGPRKKLVRMLDELKAEGIAPTAEQLASVYGPVGLNIGAENAEEIALSIIAEIKAVTAGRNGESLRNSADTIHPRVEKEIEEVRVS; encoded by the coding sequence ATGAAAGAAATCCAGGCCATTATACGGGCCTATGAGGAGGCGCAGCAACAGGGCAAACAAACAGCGCTGGCAACCGTGGTGCATGTACAGGGATCCTCTTACCGCCGGCCCGGTGCGCGCATGCTGATTACGCAGGACGGGCAATTGACCGGCGCCATAAGCGGTGGTTGCCTTGAAGGCGATGCCTTACGTAAGGCATTGCTGGTGATGGCGCAGCAACAGCCCATGCTGGTTACGTACGATACGACTGATGAGGACGACGCCAAACTGGGTATAGGGCTGGGCTGCGAAGGCATTATTCATATTGTTATAGAACCCATACAACCGGAGCTGCCGGATAATCCCATTCAGTTATTAAAAACCATCAGCGGCCAGCGGCAACATGCCGTGCTGGTGATGCTTTTTTCGCTGAACGACCGGCGCGAGGTGCAACCCGGCACCTGCTTTTTACAATTACCGGGCGAAACCATTACGGCCCGCATGACTAATGAGGCTTTGCAAAAGGCATTGACCACCGACGCCAAAACCGCCTTCATCAACCAGGTATCGGCCACCAAAACATATCTTGCCGAAGGAAAACAATTCACCGCATTTATTGAATTGATAAGACCTGCCGTATCGGTAGTGATTATCGGTGCCGGAAACGATGCCATGCCGGTGGCGCAAATGGCGCATTTGCTCGGCTGGCAGGTAACAGTAGCCGATGGCCGGCCCGCCTATGCCACAACCGCGCGGTTCCCCACAGCCAACCAGGTGCTGGTTACCAAACCCGAAAAAGTAGTGGAACAGGTGGTGCTGGATGCACAAACCGTATTTGTGCTAATGACCCATAATTATAATTATGATCTGAAGGTGTTTCGCCAGCTGCTTAGCCAGCGCATACCCTATATAGGTATGTTAGGTCCGCGGAAAAAACTGGTACGCATGCTGGATGAATTGAAAGCCGAAGGCATAGCGCCTACGGCCGAACAACTGGCCTCTGTATATGGACCGGTAGGCCTGAACATCGGGGCTGAAAATGCCGAAGAAATTGCATTATCCATTATTGCAGAAATAAAAGCGGTTACTGCGGGCCGGAATGGCGAATCGCTGCGCAACAGCGCCGATACCATTCACCCTCGGGTGGAGAAGGAGATTGAGGAGGTGAGGGTGAGTTGA
- a CDS encoding nucleotidyltransferase family protein has translation MSIFHTDIIILAAGASTRLGQPKQLLPWQGVTLLQHAVQTALTVTTQPVVVTGANGEHLAAALDAGQVKMVYNSNWQQGIASSIRCGLQALLNRTPGPDQVIFMVCDQPFVTPGLLLDLINEQQKSRKPIVASAYANTLGIPALFDKSLFPQLLDLQGDTGARRVIAQYGAEVASVEFPEGKFDIDTQSEYQDLVDRLTS, from the coding sequence ATGAGCATTTTTCACACCGATATAATAATTCTGGCAGCAGGCGCTTCCACCCGGTTGGGGCAGCCCAAGCAATTATTGCCCTGGCAGGGCGTAACATTGTTACAGCATGCGGTGCAAACTGCCCTCACGGTAACCACGCAGCCCGTAGTAGTTACCGGCGCCAATGGCGAACATTTGGCTGCTGCGTTGGATGCCGGTCAGGTAAAAATGGTATATAACTCAAACTGGCAGCAGGGCATCGCTTCCTCCATCCGCTGCGGTTTGCAGGCCTTGCTCAACCGTACGCCCGGGCCCGACCAGGTGATCTTTATGGTATGCGATCAGCCCTTTGTAACCCCCGGATTATTACTCGACCTCATTAATGAACAGCAAAAAAGCCGCAAACCCATTGTGGCCAGCGCCTATGCCAATACCCTTGGCATTCCCGCCTTATTTGATAAATCCCTCTTCCCTCAACTGCTTGATTTACAGGGCGACACGGGAGCGAGGAGGGTAATTGCCCAGTATGGGGCCGAAGTGGCTTCGGTTGAATTTCCGGAAGGAAAGTTTGATATCGATACCCAATCAGAATACCAGGACCTGGTTGACAGGTTAACAAGTTAA
- the moaCB gene encoding bifunctional molybdenum cofactor biosynthesis protein MoaC/MoaB has translation MNNITNKVSSLRQATATAIVKVSKQETIDAIQQRKVPKGDVFEFSRAAGLLAIKKTSDVIPDCHPLPVEYAAISHSIDGLNIIITVEVHTIYKTGVEVEAMHGASITALTMYDMLKPLDKGIEISTIKLENKKGGKSDFKDSYPKDLRCAVIVCSDSIAAGQKEDRAGKVILQKLKQFNLNAGLYMIIPDEAEVIQTKVKQLVSEGYNLVLFTGGTGLSPRDVTPEAISPLFDRPIPGIMEAARQYGQQRTPYAMLSRGVAGFIQNTLVITLPGSTKGTEESMDALFPYVFHIFRVADGMRHDQ, from the coding sequence ATGAATAATATTACAAATAAAGTATCCAGCTTACGCCAGGCAACTGCAACAGCGATAGTAAAGGTATCCAAACAGGAAACCATCGACGCTATTCAGCAACGCAAAGTGCCCAAGGGCGATGTGTTTGAATTCAGTCGTGCAGCAGGTTTGCTGGCAATTAAAAAAACAAGTGATGTTATTCCCGATTGCCATCCCCTGCCGGTGGAATATGCAGCCATCAGCCATTCCATTGACGGCCTGAATATCATTATCACGGTAGAAGTACACACCATTTATAAAACGGGGGTAGAAGTGGAAGCCATGCATGGCGCCAGCATAACGGCGCTCACCATGTACGATATGCTGAAACCCCTGGATAAAGGAATTGAGATCAGCACCATTAAGCTCGAAAATAAAAAGGGTGGTAAATCTGATTTTAAAGACAGCTATCCTAAAGACCTGCGTTGTGCCGTGATCGTGTGCAGCGACAGCATTGCAGCCGGCCAGAAAGAAGATCGTGCCGGTAAAGTGATCCTGCAAAAATTAAAGCAGTTTAATCTCAATGCAGGCCTCTACATGATCATCCCCGATGAAGCGGAAGTAATTCAAACGAAAGTAAAACAACTGGTCAGCGAAGGTTATAACCTGGTATTATTTACCGGTGGCACAGGGCTCTCTCCACGCGATGTAACACCTGAGGCTATCAGCCCGCTGTTCGATCGTCCCATACCCGGTATTATGGAAGCAGCCCGTCAGTACGGACAACAACGTACTCCCTACGCTATGTTATCGCGCGGGGTAGCCGGTTTTATTCAAAATACCCTGGTGATCACGCTGCCCGGTTCTACAAAAGGCACTGAAGAGAGTATGGATGCGTTATTCCCGTATGTGTTTCATATATTTCGAGTAGCTGATGGTATGAGACATGATCAATAG
- a CDS encoding (2Fe-2S)-binding protein — protein MASYNLSINGTSHAVEADPKMPLLWVLRDLLSMTGTKYGCGMSQCGACTVHLNGNAIRSCSMPVSAVGNQKITTIEGISTNNTHAVQQAWIAEQVPQCGYCQSGQIMSAVALLKRNPNPTDRDIDLAMQGNICRCGTYPRIRKAIHRAAGMMKQPAKGF, from the coding sequence ATGGCGTCCTACAATCTCAGCATAAACGGTACCTCGCATGCCGTTGAAGCTGACCCTAAAATGCCCCTGCTCTGGGTTTTACGCGATCTGCTTAGCATGACAGGTACAAAATACGGTTGCGGCATGAGCCAGTGCGGCGCCTGCACCGTACACCTCAATGGCAATGCCATCCGCTCCTGCTCCATGCCGGTATCGGCAGTAGGCAATCAAAAAATAACCACCATTGAAGGCATTAGTACCAATAATACGCACGCCGTGCAACAGGCATGGATAGCGGAGCAGGTGCCACAATGCGGGTATTGCCAAAGCGGACAGATCATGTCGGCCGTAGCTCTGTTAAAGCGCAATCCTAACCCCACCGACCGCGATATTGACCTCGCCATGCAGGGAAATATTTGTCGCTGCGGCACCTATCCCCGCATTCGCAAAGCCATACATAGAGCAGCTGGCATGATGAAACAGCCGGCAAAAGGTTTTTAA
- a CDS encoding AAA family ATPase has translation MWTLTTGKDWASLREQFNWVRDMEDVPQDPVHHAEGNVAVHTRMVLEALQQLEGYKQLPAQEQEVLWAAALLHDVEKRSTTVHEADGSITSRGHSKKGALTARQILYTQIPAPFFLREQVVQLVRYHGMPIWAIERSDPTRMIIETSELVNTRLLSLLARADALGRNCSDQSELLYRIDLFEALCQEQDCWGQPRGFQTPHARFHYFYKEDSAPGFVPFDDFGATVVMLCGLPGAGKDTYVQQHYKNWPVINLDEIRRKHKIAPTDKSGNGTIVQLAKAQAREYLRRKQHFVWNATNITRQMRAQLVELFVTYKAYVKMVYVEVPYARLHAQNKDREAVVPKHVVDKLVSKLEVPAVWEGHEVVFVAG, from the coding sequence ATGTGGACTTTAACAACCGGTAAGGACTGGGCCTCCCTGCGCGAACAGTTCAACTGGGTACGTGACATGGAAGATGTGCCGCAGGACCCCGTGCATCATGCCGAAGGTAATGTGGCTGTTCATACCCGTATGGTACTGGAAGCCTTGCAACAACTGGAAGGGTATAAGCAACTGCCTGCGCAGGAGCAGGAAGTCCTATGGGCAGCCGCCCTGTTGCACGATGTAGAGAAACGCAGCACCACGGTGCACGAAGCAGATGGCAGCATTACCTCCCGGGGTCATTCAAAAAAAGGCGCCCTTACCGCGCGGCAGATCTTATATACGCAAATACCCGCGCCCTTCTTTTTAAGGGAACAGGTGGTACAGCTGGTGCGCTATCACGGCATGCCCATTTGGGCCATTGAAAGAAGCGACCCTACGCGAATGATCATTGAGACCAGTGAACTGGTAAACACCCGCCTGCTTTCGCTGCTGGCAAGGGCCGATGCATTGGGGCGCAATTGCAGCGATCAGTCGGAGCTATTATACCGCATCGACCTGTTTGAAGCCCTTTGCCAGGAACAGGATTGCTGGGGACAACCCAGAGGCTTTCAAACGCCGCATGCGCGGTTCCATTATTTTTATAAGGAAGACAGCGCACCCGGTTTTGTTCCCTTCGATGATTTTGGTGCAACGGTGGTAATGCTGTGCGGACTGCCCGGCGCTGGTAAGGATACCTATGTGCAACAGCATTATAAAAACTGGCCGGTGATCAACCTCGATGAGATCCGCCGGAAGCACAAAATTGCGCCCACCGACAAAAGCGGCAATGGCACCATTGTTCAGCTGGCCAAAGCGCAGGCCCGCGAATACTTACGCCGCAAACAGCATTTTGTCTGGAACGCCACCAACATTACCCGGCAAATGCGGGCGCAACTGGTGGAGCTGTTTGTTACGTACAAAGCGTATGTAAAAATGGTGTATGTAGAAGTTCCGTATGCAAGGCTGCATGCGCAGAACAAAGACCGGGAGGCCGTGGTGCCGAAGCATGTGGTAGATAAGCTGGTGTCCAAGTTGGAAGTGCCGGCGGTTTGGGAGGGGCATGAGGTGGTTTTTGTAGCGGGTTGA
- a CDS encoding molybdenum cofactor biosynthesis protein MoaE: MTTERKIKNIFTQGPIAASFIAESIQKHDTKTNIGGHSIFLGQVRADVIEGNKVAAIEYTAYEEMALEKMHQIREDIFAKYPLVCMHVHHSLGKIAAGEICLFVFTSSAHRAAAIEACTETVERIKAELPIWGKEIFENDSYQWKENK, encoded by the coding sequence ATGACTACCGAACGTAAAATAAAAAACATCTTCACTCAAGGCCCCATTGCGGCTTCTTTTATTGCAGAGAGTATTCAAAAGCACGATACAAAAACAAACATTGGCGGTCATAGTATTTTTTTAGGACAGGTACGCGCCGATGTGATCGAAGGCAACAAGGTAGCAGCGATAGAGTATACCGCTTATGAAGAAATGGCGCTGGAGAAAATGCATCAGATCCGCGAAGATATTTTTGCAAAGTATCCGCTCGTTTGTATGCATGTGCATCATAGCCTGGGTAAAATTGCCGCCGGCGAGATCTGTTTGTTTGTGTTTACCTCATCTGCCCATCGCGCAGCAGCCATAGAAGCCTGTACCGAAACGGTGGAAAGAATAAAAGCGGAGTTGCCCATCTGGGGGAAGGAGATCTTCGAGAATGATTCATATCAATGGAAGGAAAATAAATAG
- the glp gene encoding gephyrin-like molybdotransferase Glp, with protein sequence MISVTEAKNMIRANATALTPATIPLQDAAGLILAADVFAVTDIPAFNQSAMDGYALSFAGFELHKTLAIHGEVPAGAAELSLIQPDQAMRIFTGAPTPSGADTVVMQEKVQVTNNHLTILDDQLKAGSNVRLKGSEIKAGELVLSKGQKLTPAAVGFMATTGVAEVTVYPTPSVGIIITGNELQQPGRELSYGQVYECNSFQLRAALQALQIGEVPVFEAKDDPQVVKDTLNYALDDSDIVLLTGGVSVGNYDFVPEAAAACGVTTLFHKLKQRPGKPLFVGRKGDKWVFGLPGNPSSVLTCFYEYVLVALEQLMQLPPVLKTVQAPLSKPYSKNAALTFFLKGYYDGQTVTPLDSQESYRLRSFAVANCLLCLPEEKMEFSEGELVEVHVLPE encoded by the coding sequence ATGATTTCTGTAACAGAAGCAAAAAATATGATCCGCGCCAATGCTACTGCATTGACGCCCGCAACCATTCCATTACAGGACGCCGCAGGCCTTATACTGGCTGCCGATGTTTTTGCCGTCACCGATATACCCGCATTTAATCAATCGGCCATGGATGGCTATGCGCTGTCGTTTGCCGGGTTTGAATTGCATAAAACACTCGCTATCCACGGCGAAGTGCCGGCAGGGGCCGCTGAGTTATCATTGATACAGCCGGACCAGGCCATGCGCATTTTTACCGGGGCGCCAACGCCTTCCGGAGCCGATACCGTAGTAATGCAGGAAAAAGTGCAGGTGACCAACAACCACCTCACCATTCTCGACGATCAGCTGAAAGCAGGAAGTAATGTGCGGTTAAAAGGTTCCGAAATAAAAGCCGGTGAGCTGGTGTTATCAAAAGGACAGAAACTAACGCCGGCGGCTGTAGGTTTTATGGCCACTACCGGTGTGGCAGAAGTTACCGTATACCCAACTCCGTCTGTAGGTATTATTATTACCGGTAACGAATTGCAGCAACCAGGCAGGGAACTGTCGTATGGACAGGTATATGAATGCAACTCCTTTCAGTTGCGGGCTGCCTTACAGGCCCTGCAAATAGGGGAGGTGCCGGTGTTTGAAGCCAAAGACGATCCCCAGGTAGTAAAAGACACGTTGAATTATGCATTAGATGATAGCGACATCGTGTTATTGACCGGAGGTGTAAGCGTAGGCAATTATGATTTTGTGCCCGAAGCGGCTGCCGCCTGTGGTGTAACCACCTTGTTCCATAAATTAAAACAACGGCCGGGTAAGCCCTTGTTTGTGGGTAGAAAAGGAGACAAATGGGTGTTTGGGTTACCGGGCAACCCCTCATCGGTGCTCACCTGTTTTTATGAATATGTACTGGTTGCCCTGGAGCAATTGATGCAGTTACCGCCTGTTTTGAAAACAGTGCAGGCTCCGTTGTCGAAACCTTATTCCAAAAATGCAGCGCTCACCTTTTTCTTAAAGGGTTATTACGATGGGCAAACCGTAACGCCGCTGGATTCACAGGAATCGTATCGCCTGCGTTCCTTTGCCGTGGCCAATTGCCTGTTGTGTTTGCCCGAGGAAAAAATGGAGTTTAGTGAGGGTGAGTTGGTGGAAGTTCATGTATTACCAGAGTAA
- a CDS encoding RNA ligase family protein, translating to MQSVKYGRTYHYPFSPGTTSDDRINFDYWSDLQQIKTVVHTEKLDGENNCLSKWGVFARSHAAPTTSPWTATLREFWQLVKNDLGDLEIFLENLYAVHSIRYQQLEHHFYVFAVREAGRWLSWEEVTFYAALLDLPTVPVIGIESTPVNRLLFEEKLLNITGTAGAFDPIDTATEQPCTLEGIVSRNAVAFHRDDFAHNVFKWVRKGHVKTNEHWTRNWKRAPLKNEGGNYVDFNNR from the coding sequence ATGCAATCCGTAAAATACGGTCGCACGTATCATTATCCCTTTTCGCCGGGCACTACCAGCGACGACCGGATCAATTTTGATTACTGGAGCGACCTTCAACAAATAAAAACGGTAGTACATACCGAAAAGCTCGACGGTGAGAACAACTGTTTGAGCAAATGGGGCGTGTTTGCGCGTTCGCATGCTGCGCCCACTACATCGCCCTGGACAGCCACCCTGCGCGAATTCTGGCAACTGGTGAAAAACGACCTGGGCGATCTGGAAATATTTTTAGAGAACCTGTATGCCGTGCATTCCATCCGGTACCAACAGTTGGAGCACCATTTCTATGTTTTTGCCGTACGCGAAGCCGGGCGCTGGTTAAGCTGGGAAGAAGTAACATTTTATGCCGCCCTGCTGGATCTGCCAACCGTACCGGTGATTGGAATAGAAAGTACACCCGTTAACCGGTTGCTGTTCGAGGAAAAGTTATTGAACATAACCGGCACCGCAGGTGCATTTGATCCCATTGATACGGCAACAGAACAGCCCTGTACGCTGGAAGGCATAGTAAGCCGCAATGCGGTTGCTTTTCACCGTGATGATTTTGCGCACAACGTATTTAAATGGGTGCGCAAAGGGCATGTAAAAACAAATGAGCATTGGACCCGCAACTGGAAGCGGGCGCCATTGAAAAACGAAGGAGGTAATTATGTGGACTTTAACAACCGGTAA
- a CDS encoding MoaD/ThiS family protein, translating to MPVQVIVFGQLTDILGHQPITMDDAPDTGTLIKELNQRYPALEKAPYIIAVDKTIVNGNVLLTGNNTVALLPPFAGG from the coding sequence ATGCCGGTTCAGGTTATTGTGTTTGGTCAGTTGACAGATATTCTGGGACATCAGCCCATTACCATGGACGATGCTCCCGATACCGGCACGTTGATCAAAGAGTTGAATCAACGCTATCCGGCATTGGAAAAGGCGCCCTATATTATTGCAGTTGATAAAACGATTGTAAACGGAAATGTTTTGTTAACAGGGAATAATACGGTTGCGTTGTTACCGCCGTTTGCCGGAGGATGA
- a CDS encoding xanthine dehydrogenase family protein molybdopterin-binding subunit produces the protein MQPKHTIDRRAFLKLSSLTSAALTIGFYFPALAEESSIITAETAENLGIVLNAFISIDKTGKVSIINHRAEMGQGAFQAVPQMIAEELEVSLDQVSIAFGSGDQTKYGLSQTTGGSSTVRSAYKHLLRTGATAREMLVEAAAKKWNAPATECYAQNGEVIHSPSGKKLGYGELVEEAAKLTPPKQVALKERKNYTIIGKPLPRQDTPAKVNGKAEFGLDKKLPGMLYAVVERCPYFLGKVKSYDDSAVKTMPGVKHVFKVQMPVFDSIREGIAIVADNTWAAMQARKALQVEWDTTGLEHLDTAALYNRMKEDLNKPGLSQRTGGNFDATYDKAAKKLEAIYETPYEAHACMEPLNCVADVQDNKITVWGPIQGPDWIQRDLAERLKIPLENITVNMTFLGGGFGRKAFTDYTTEAVVISKEIKAPVQVVWTREDDMTQGPFRPGAVYACKAGMDENGRITAFQTKMAAQNMDHQWPHANKSNFNGSTMEGLPEVFINGLEHYSFSDVPTESPIPVMWWRSVYSSTNGFAYESFMDELAHAAKIDPLDFHRLQLRDERAEALMAMLEEKTGWRTREKNSGWGIAITECFKSMVGEAVKVSKQADGKLKIDRIVAVMDCGWYVNPDIIKQQVEGSIVMALGAATTHETHFTDGKAVETNFHQYHMPRIPDVPDIEVYIMENEEKPGGVGEPGLPPFAPALCNAIFDLTGKRIRKLPFNMNEV, from the coding sequence ATGCAACCCAAACATACCATCGATCGCCGCGCGTTTTTGAAACTATCCAGTCTTACCAGTGCGGCATTAACTATAGGTTTTTATTTTCCTGCACTGGCAGAAGAGAGCTCCATTATAACTGCGGAAACAGCCGAAAATCTTGGAATTGTGTTGAACGCATTTATTTCTATCGACAAAACCGGTAAGGTGTCTATCATCAATCACCGGGCCGAAATGGGCCAGGGTGCTTTTCAGGCAGTGCCGCAAATGATTGCCGAGGAACTGGAAGTGTCGCTCGACCAGGTGTCGATCGCGTTTGGTTCCGGAGATCAAACTAAATATGGTCTTAGTCAAACCACCGGCGGCAGTTCTACGGTACGCAGCGCCTATAAACATTTGTTGAGAACCGGCGCCACTGCCCGCGAAATGTTGGTAGAAGCTGCTGCAAAAAAGTGGAATGCGCCTGCAACTGAATGTTATGCGCAAAACGGTGAAGTCATTCACAGCCCCAGTGGTAAAAAGCTCGGTTATGGCGAGCTGGTAGAAGAAGCCGCCAAACTCACGCCACCCAAACAGGTTGCCCTCAAGGAACGAAAAAATTATACGATCATCGGCAAACCATTGCCCCGGCAGGACACCCCGGCCAAGGTGAATGGCAAGGCTGAATTCGGGCTCGACAAAAAATTACCCGGCATGTTGTATGCCGTGGTAGAACGATGTCCTTACTTTTTGGGAAAGGTTAAAAGTTATGATGACAGCGCCGTGAAAACCATGCCCGGCGTAAAACATGTTTTTAAAGTACAAATGCCGGTGTTTGATTCCATCAGGGAAGGCATTGCCATTGTGGCCGACAATACCTGGGCTGCTATGCAGGCCCGCAAAGCCTTACAGGTAGAATGGGATACTACCGGGCTTGAACACCTGGATACCGCCGCCCTGTACAACCGCATGAAGGAAGACCTGAACAAACCCGGTTTATCACAACGCACCGGTGGTAATTTTGACGCCACTTACGACAAAGCCGCCAAAAAGTTGGAAGCTATTTATGAAACACCCTACGAGGCGCACGCCTGTATGGAACCGCTGAATTGTGTAGCCGATGTGCAGGATAACAAGATCACCGTATGGGGGCCTATCCAGGGGCCGGACTGGATCCAGCGCGACCTGGCCGAACGATTGAAAATACCCTTAGAAAATATTACGGTGAATATGACTTTCCTCGGCGGTGGTTTTGGCAGAAAAGCATTTACCGATTACACTACCGAAGCAGTAGTGATCTCAAAAGAAATAAAAGCCCCTGTACAGGTTGTGTGGACACGTGAGGATGATATGACACAGGGGCCTTTCCGCCCCGGCGCCGTGTATGCCTGCAAAGCAGGCATGGACGAAAACGGACGCATCACCGCCTTTCAAACCAAAATGGCGGCGCAGAATATGGACCATCAATGGCCCCATGCCAATAAGAGCAATTTCAATGGCAGCACTATGGAAGGGTTACCGGAAGTATTTATCAATGGGCTTGAACATTATAGTTTTTCCGATGTGCCTACCGAATCGCCTATTCCTGTTATGTGGTGGCGTTCGGTTTATTCTTCTACCAATGGATTTGCCTATGAAAGTTTTATGGATGAACTGGCGCATGCCGCGAAAATTGACCCGCTCGATTTCCATCGGCTGCAATTGCGCGATGAACGCGCCGAAGCACTGATGGCCATGCTGGAAGAAAAAACCGGCTGGCGCACCCGCGAAAAAAATTCCGGCTGGGGTATTGCCATCACCGAATGTTTTAAAAGTATGGTAGGCGAAGCCGTAAAAGTATCCAAACAGGCAGATGGCAAATTAAAGATAGACCGGATCGTTGCCGTAATGGATTGTGGCTGGTATGTGAATCCCGATATCATTAAGCAACAGGTAGAAGGCAGTATTGTAATGGCCCTTGGCGCCGCCACCACGCATGAAACCCATTTTACCGATGGCAAGGCAGTGGAGACCAATTTTCATCAATACCATATGCCACGCATACCCGATGTACCCGACATTGAGGTATATATTATGGAGAACGAAGAAAAACCCGGCGGCGTTGGCGAACCGGGCTTACCACCCTTTGCACCGGCCTTGTGCAATGCAATTTTTGATTTAACGGGCAAGCGTATCAGAAAACTGCCATTTAACATGAACGAGGTTTAA
- the moaA gene encoding GTP 3',8-cyclase MoaA — translation MLIDQFNRAHDYLRISLTDNCNFRCFYCMPEEEYEFTPASKLMQANEIEAIAKTFVDQGVKKIRLTGGEPLVRKDAADIILALSKLPVTLTMTTNGARLHEFLPILKQAGITSLNVSLDTLQADKFHLITRRDQFQRVYDNIHLLLENDIRAKVNVVAMKEFNDHEINDFVRWTKDTPVHVRFIEFMPFQGNKWTSNKVLTWQQILQIVESEFSFLPLKDEGNDTAKKYIVPGHAGTFAVISTMSAPFCGTCNRMRLTADGKMKNCLFSKEETDLLTAFRNGQDIIPLIRQSIHAKAKELGGQFSADFEHLEASAIQNRSMITIGG, via the coding sequence ATGTTAATTGATCAGTTCAACAGAGCGCACGATTATTTACGGATTTCATTGACCGACAATTGTAATTTTCGCTGCTTTTATTGTATGCCCGAGGAGGAATACGAGTTTACGCCCGCTTCAAAACTGATGCAGGCAAACGAAATCGAGGCTATTGCGAAAACATTTGTTGATCAGGGGGTAAAAAAGATCCGGTTAACCGGCGGCGAACCGCTGGTACGGAAAGATGCCGCCGACATTATTCTTGCGCTCTCGAAACTGCCGGTTACCTTAACCATGACCACCAATGGCGCCCGCCTGCATGAATTTCTTCCCATATTAAAACAGGCTGGGATCACTTCCCTTAACGTAAGTTTAGATACGTTACAGGCCGATAAATTTCACCTCATCACCCGCCGCGATCAGTTTCAGCGGGTATATGATAACATCCACCTGTTGCTCGAAAACGACATTCGCGCCAAAGTGAATGTGGTGGCCATGAAGGAGTTCAACGATCACGAGATCAATGATTTTGTACGCTGGACGAAAGATACGCCCGTACATGTGCGTTTTATCGAGTTCATGCCCTTCCAGGGAAATAAATGGACGAGCAACAAAGTACTTACCTGGCAACAGATACTGCAGATAGTAGAATCGGAATTTTCATTCCTTCCATTGAAAGATGAAGGGAACGATACTGCAAAGAAATACATTGTACCGGGACATGCCGGCACTTTTGCCGTTATCAGCACCATGAGCGCACCGTTTTGCGGCACCTGCAACCGGATGCGCCTGACCGCAGATGGCAAAATGAAGAATTGTCTTTTTTCAAAAGAAGAAACCGATCTGCTCACCGCATTTCGCAATGGGCAGGACATCATTCCTCTGATCCGCCAGAGTATTCATGCAAAGGCCAAAGAACTGGGCGGACAATTCAGTGCCGATTTTGAGCACCTGGAGGCCAGCGCCATTCAGAACCGCAGCATGATCACTATCGGAGGTTAA